One region of Thermosinus carboxydivorans Nor1 genomic DNA includes:
- a CDS encoding YggS family pyridoxal phosphate-dependent enzyme → MSIAGNLETIAQNIRSALARRSTHIAEQLQPVTIIAVTKNQDIAAMREAIDHGVTIVGENRVQEAMTKHKSLDRTVEWHLIGHLQTNKVRQAVSLFDLIHSVDSERLAREIDRAAAKIGKRQNILLQVNVAGEETKFGVSPREAIVLARLVAGLEHVRLCGLMTIAPFFDDAEMTRPVFRELYQIYCELKALNLPGSDIKWLSMGMTNDYTVAVEEGANLVRIGTGIFGPRQYRGGGTQT, encoded by the coding sequence ATGTCTATTGCCGGTAACCTGGAAACTATTGCGCAAAATATCCGCAGCGCTTTAGCGCGCCGTAGCACGCATATCGCCGAGCAATTACAGCCCGTCACAATTATAGCTGTAACGAAAAATCAGGATATTGCCGCCATGCGGGAAGCTATTGACCATGGCGTTACCATAGTAGGCGAAAACCGCGTCCAGGAAGCGATGACTAAACATAAAAGTCTTGACAGAACCGTTGAGTGGCATCTCATCGGGCACCTGCAGACGAATAAAGTACGGCAGGCAGTATCTTTATTTGACTTAATTCATTCCGTAGACAGCGAGCGACTGGCGCGGGAGATTGACCGGGCGGCGGCAAAAATCGGTAAACGGCAGAACATCCTGCTGCAGGTTAATGTAGCCGGCGAGGAAACGAAATTTGGTGTTTCGCCGCGTGAAGCAATTGTCCTGGCGCGGCTTGTTGCCGGCCTCGAACATGTCCGTCTTTGCGGACTTATGACTATCGCTCCATTCTTTGATGATGCAGAGATGACTCGTCCCGTCTTTCGGGAACTCTATCAAATTTATTGTGAACTCAAGGCGCTAAATTTGCCGGGCAGCGATATCAAATGGTTGTCAATGGGGATGACCAACGATTATACGGTAGCCGTAGAAGAAGGCGCGAACTTAGTACGAATTGGAACAGGAATTTTCGGACCGCGCCAATATCGAGGGG
- a CDS encoding TIGR03960 family B12-binding radical SAM protein, whose product MSWHLKEKLRQTLAMEQNAMVFAPGSRHGFALVYPNTYRVGMSNLGFHIIYEQINQRGDTACERLFLPDKRTAEEYIRTNTPLLTLETQRPLYEFPLIGIAITFEMDYFHILDILALGKVPLLAGERSEKDPLVVIGGPCATFNPEPLADFIDAAIVGEGEEVIHELLDAYYLSKQQGLAREEILRRFAQIEGIYVPRFYQPVYDVNGVIREYRRTADVPGRVRRRWVKDLTRYKAQTVIVTPETEFKGMFLVEVGRGCGRHCRFCMAGYCFRRPRMRPLAQISEAVAEAQRYGLKVGLMGAAISDYPEIDRLCQLILSRNMALSVASLRADSLTDTLVRALAASGHKTITLAPEAGSKRMRRVINKGIDDQHLYEAIDMATGAGIPHVRLYIMVGLPYEQDEDADAIVEMAQNVKKHMEGRGSKGKLTLSINPFIPKPFTPFQWLPMAPVETVEARLSQITAALKGQKGIEILVEPVREAYIQGVLSRGDRRLGAVLHTAHRWGGSKAWKKALKEHGLDDSFYLYRARSLDEVLPWHNLDMGLEVGYLAKELSNAQEERFTAPCMPGCMRCGVCTSPKKEGVK is encoded by the coding sequence ATGTCCTGGCATTTAAAAGAAAAATTACGGCAAACCCTGGCTATGGAACAAAATGCTATGGTGTTTGCTCCCGGTTCACGCCACGGTTTTGCCCTGGTGTACCCAAACACATATCGGGTGGGAATGTCAAACCTTGGTTTTCACATTATTTATGAGCAAATAAATCAACGGGGCGATACTGCCTGCGAGCGTCTCTTTCTGCCTGACAAGAGAACAGCGGAAGAATATATTCGTACCAACACACCGCTTTTGACGCTGGAAACCCAACGCCCCCTGTACGAGTTCCCCCTAATCGGCATCGCTATAACTTTTGAGATGGATTATTTTCATATTCTTGATATATTGGCGTTGGGAAAAGTACCGCTTTTGGCCGGCGAGAGGTCGGAGAAAGACCCACTGGTTGTTATTGGCGGGCCTTGTGCCACTTTTAATCCTGAACCTTTGGCCGACTTTATCGATGCCGCCATTGTTGGCGAAGGCGAGGAAGTTATTCACGAGCTATTGGATGCCTATTACCTTAGCAAACAACAGGGGCTAGCCAGGGAAGAAATTTTGCGCCGCTTTGCCCAAATTGAGGGTATATATGTGCCGCGCTTTTATCAACCCGTTTATGATGTTAATGGCGTTATCCGTGAGTATCGGCGGACAGCGGATGTACCTGGCCGGGTTAGACGTCGCTGGGTAAAGGATTTAACCCGTTATAAGGCACAGACGGTGATCGTGACGCCGGAAACGGAGTTTAAAGGGATGTTTTTGGTAGAAGTGGGGCGCGGCTGCGGCCGTCACTGCCGGTTTTGCATGGCCGGTTACTGTTTTCGCCGGCCGCGCATGCGGCCATTGGCCCAAATTAGTGAGGCGGTAGCAGAGGCCCAGCGCTATGGCCTCAAGGTAGGACTCATGGGCGCAGCCATTTCCGATTATCCCGAAATTGACCGGCTTTGCCAATTGATTTTATCACGAAACATGGCGTTGTCAGTTGCTTCACTGCGGGCTGATTCATTGACCGACACTCTTGTCCGGGCCTTGGCAGCCAGCGGCCATAAAACCATCACGCTTGCCCCTGAGGCAGGAAGTAAACGGATGCGCCGGGTTATCAACAAAGGAATTGATGATCAACACTTGTACGAAGCAATTGATATGGCGACAGGAGCGGGTATTCCCCATGTCCGTTTGTATATCATGGTAGGACTGCCATACGAACAGGATGAGGATGCTGATGCTATCGTAGAAATGGCCCAAAATGTTAAAAAACACATGGAAGGCCGTGGTAGCAAGGGAAAACTGACGCTTAGTATAAATCCGTTCATTCCGAAGCCGTTTACGCCGTTCCAGTGGCTGCCGATGGCGCCGGTGGAAACGGTAGAAGCCAGGCTCAGTCAAATCACAGCGGCGCTTAAAGGCCAAAAAGGTATTGAAATCCTGGTTGAACCCGTCCGCGAAGCATATATTCAGGGCGTCTTGTCGCGCGGCGACCGCCGCTTGGGGGCTGTTCTGCATACCGCCCACCGGTGGGGCGGATCTAAAGCCTGGAAGAAGGCCCTCAAAGAGCACGGGCTGGACGATTCCTTTTACCTCTACCGGGCAAGGTCATTGGATGAGGTGCTGCCATGGCACAACCTTGATATGGGTTTAGAAGTCGGCTATCTGGCCAAAGAGCTGAGCAACGCGCAAGAGGAGCGCTTTACGGCGCCATGCATGCCAGGGTGTATGCGCTGCGGTGTTTGTACATCACCCAAGAAGGAGGGAGTAAAATGA
- the pgeF gene encoding peptidoglycan editing factor PgeF — protein sequence MKDFVLCHAAHGVWFGVFSHFDAVGIRHGFSTRFGGVSEPPFNSLNLGVKTADQKERVVANRKRFCDAVGVAFAHVVTAQQVHGDRITIVAAADRGRGHADYTAAIAGTDALITNVPGVPLMLFFADCVPVLIADPIQKAIGVSHAGWKGTVAKIAQKTVLAMQAHFGTRPGDCLVGIGPSIGPCCYEVDRTVIDPLSQNFSEWQKLVSPRSADHWLLNLWEANRVQLLEIGVLPENIVISGICTACNTALFYSHRAEKGQTGRMGALITL from the coding sequence ATGAAGGATTTTGTATTATGTCACGCTGCCCATGGCGTTTGGTTTGGTGTTTTTTCCCATTTTGACGCCGTCGGTATCAGGCATGGTTTTTCCACTCGATTCGGCGGCGTTAGTGAACCACCGTTCAACTCACTGAACTTAGGGGTTAAAACGGCAGATCAAAAAGAACGGGTAGTTGCCAACCGAAAAAGATTTTGCGATGCCGTTGGCGTAGCTTTTGCGCACGTTGTTACCGCACAGCAGGTCCACGGTGATCGGATTACTATCGTTGCTGCCGCCGATAGGGGGAGGGGTCATGCAGACTATACCGCTGCTATTGCGGGAACCGATGCACTTATAACCAATGTTCCGGGCGTCCCGTTAATGCTTTTTTTTGCCGATTGTGTACCGGTACTAATTGCCGATCCGATACAAAAGGCCATCGGTGTCAGCCATGCTGGCTGGAAGGGAACGGTGGCGAAGATTGCGCAGAAGACTGTTCTAGCGATGCAGGCCCATTTTGGAACACGGCCTGGCGATTGCCTTGTCGGGATTGGTCCGTCGATTGGTCCCTGCTGCTATGAAGTAGATCGGACAGTAATTGACCCGTTGTCACAAAATTTTAGCGAGTGGCAGAAACTGGTCAGCCCGCGCAGCGCTGACCACTGGCTATTAAACCTGTGGGAGGCTAACCGTGTACAACTCCTGGAAATCGGTGTTTTGCCGGAAAATATCGTGATTAGCGGTATCTGCACCGCCTGCAACACGGCTCTCTTTTATTCGCACCGGGCCGAAAAAGGACAAACGGGGCGAATGGGGGCGCTGATTACTCTCTAA
- the nrdG gene encoding anaerobic ribonucleoside-triphosphate reductase activating protein has translation MELRIAGITKESVVDGPGLRMVIFTQGCPHRCEGCHNPQTHDPLGGTSTTTGEIIKMINEAKLIRGITFSGGEPFIQAKPLCEIARAARARGLNIVTYTGFVFEELLSMGLRVPSVRELLRLTDILVDGPYRAAERDLNLAFRGSRNQRLIDVPKSLRLGKTVLWEDPAQKLWA, from the coding sequence ATGGAACTTAGGATTGCCGGTATTACGAAAGAAAGCGTGGTTGACGGACCAGGACTAAGGATGGTCATTTTTACCCAAGGCTGTCCTCACCGGTGTGAAGGTTGCCACAATCCTCAAACCCATGACCCCTTAGGCGGGACAAGCACTACTACTGGCGAAATAATTAAAATGATAAATGAAGCTAAATTGATTCGCGGCATTACTTTCTCCGGCGGCGAGCCCTTTATTCAGGCCAAGCCGCTTTGTGAGATCGCCAGAGCGGCGCGGGCCAGGGGTTTAAACATCGTAACATATACCGGCTTTGTGTTCGAAGAACTGCTGTCCATGGGCCTGCGTGTGCCTTCTGTGCGGGAACTATTACGGCTTACTGACATTTTGGTGGACGGTCCTTATCGTGCTGCCGAACGGGATTTGAATCTGGCCTTTCGCGGTTCGCGCAATCAGCGTCTGATAGATGTGCCTAAATCCCTACGTCTGGGTAAAACGGTGTTGTGGGAAGACCCTGCACAAAAGTTGTGGGCTTAA